From Erigeron canadensis isolate Cc75 chromosome 8, C_canadensis_v1, whole genome shotgun sequence, one genomic window encodes:
- the LOC122580246 gene encoding transcription factor PRE3: protein MSTRRSRSRHQSTASRISDDQINDLVSKLQQLLPEIRSTRRSDKVSASKVLQETCNYIRNLHREVDDLSDRLSELLENTDSTQASIIRSLLTQ from the exons ATGTCGacaagaagatcaagatcaagacATCAGTCAACCGCTTCAAGAATTAGtgacgatcaaattaatgatcttgTTTCCAAGTTGCAACAGCTTCTTCCTGAAATAAGAAGTACTCGTCGTTCTGACAAG GTATCAGCATCGAAAGTGCTACAAGAGACATGCAACTACATCAGGAACTTGCACAGAGAGGTTGACGATCTAAGCGACCGACTATCTGAGTTGCTCGAGAACACTGATTCGACTCAAGCTTCCATCATTAGGAGTTTACTTACTCAATAA
- the LOC122579871 gene encoding WRKY transcription factor 72A-like, with amino-acid sequence MEVDLKTATHIKHEDKADYDRHDCKQEDEKQFELTQAEMGKVREENQRLKVHLDQIMKEYQALQNKFQDILHQQETTSTTTTAAAIIINHHNEKPQINNDESELVSLSLGRTSSTELVLKKDKRSTTLSPTKSSSGDDHQGLGLGLECGKFELSSSTKQAETSANPSPDNSLEEDQAKDHEAGETWTPQKPPTPKRNAADDDQEVLQQNPAKKTRVSVRVRCDTPTMNDGCQWRKYGQKIAKGNPCPRAYYRCTVSPTCPVRKQVQRCPQDMSILITTYEGTHNHPLAVAATAMASTTSAAASMLTSGSSTSASNSNPNNTTSHQGLNFYLNEHSKLKPIYLPHSSISPSPSCPTVTLDLTSNTLSTSSPYSYRQPMTTPFPPRFSSTNLNFSSLESNALPISWSNGTLNYGKNQMGSLNFGSSSTQPQENIFQSYMQMQNKNMMAAPSSNNNQHSLQPDTIEAATRAITSDPNFHTVLQAALTSIMGGGSLGGHQAGLGEKSSQNVKLGDTSFPVFSSFPSTSNTNKCSSNFFNKTTATMNSQASGSTSLPHSSSRSKSSSPDTSRDHVV; translated from the exons ATGGAAGTCGATCTGAAAACAGCGACACATATCAAGCACGAAGATAAGGCAGATTACGATCGTCACGACTGCAAACAAGAG gACGAGAAGCAGTTCGAGTTAACGCAAGCTGAAATGGGTAAGGTGAGGGAAGAAAACCAAAGACTAAAGGTGCACCTAGACCAGATCATGAAAGAGTACCAAGCCCTTCAAAACAAATTCCAAGACATTCTTCATCAACAAGAAACTacttcaaccaccaccaccgccgccgcgaTTATTATTAATCATCACAACGAAAAGCCGCAAATCAACAATGATGAATCCGAGCTTGTGTCCCTCAGTCTTGGAAGGACTTCATCGACTGAACTAGTACTCAAGAAAGATAAGAGATCCACGACATTGTCTCCAACCAAAAGTAGTAGTGGAGATGATCATCAAGGGTTAGGCCTTGGACTAGAGTGTGGGAAATTTGAACTATCATCATCCACTAAACAAGCCGAAACATCGGCTAATCCTAGCCCTGATAACAGCTTGGAAGAGGATCAAGCTAAAGATCATGAAGCCGGCGAGACTTGGACACCGCAAAAACCTCCAACTCCAAAGAGAaatgctgctgatgatgatcaAGAGGTTTTGCAACAAAATCCTGCTAAGAAAACTAGAGTTTCCGTTAGGGTTCGTTGTGATACCCCTACG ATGAACGACGGGTGTCAATGGAGAAAATATGGACAAAAAATCGCTAAAGGAAATCCTTGCCCGCGAGCATACTATCGTTGCACCGTTTCTCCAACTTGCCCAGTGAGGAAACAG GTACAAAGATGTCCTCAAGATATGTCGATTTTGATCACCACATATGAAGGAACACATAACCACCCGCTCGCGGTGGCAGCCACCGCTATGGCATCCACCACGTCGGCGGCAGCTAGTATGCTAACTTCAGGCTCCTCAACCTCCGCGTCAAACTCAAACCCCAACAACACTACTTCTCATCAAGGGCTAAACTTTTACCTCAATGAGCACTCAAAATTGAAGCCGATTTACTTGCCACATTCTTCGATATCGCCTTCTCCTTCGTGCCCAACCGTCACGCTTGATCTTACGTCCAACACACTTTCAACGTCGTCGCCTTACAGCTACCGACAGCCAATGACTACCCCCTTTCCCCCAAGATTCTCAAGCACAAATCTGAATTTTAGTTCTTTAGAGTCTAATGCATTGCCTATTTCTTGGAGTAATGGGACCCTCAACTATGGGAAAAATCAAATGGGGTCCCTAAACTTTGGATCATCATCAACACAACCTCAAGAAAACATCTTCCAATCCTACATGCAAATGCAAAATAAGAACATGATGGCAGCTCCAAGTAGTAATAATAACCAACATTCTTTACAGCCAGATACCATTGAAGCCGCGACAAGAGCAATCACTTCCGACCCTAATTTTCACACGGTTTTACAAGCGGCATTGACATCGATTATGGGTGGTGGTTCTTTAGGAGGACATCAAGCCGGCCTAGGCGAGAAATCTAGCCAAAATGTGAAACTAGGAGATACATCATTTCCTGTATTTTCGAGTTTTCCATCAACTTCAAACACGAATAAATGTTCATCGAATTTCTTTAATAAAACAACGGCAACGATGAATTCTCAAGCTTCGGGTTCAACTTCATTGCCGCATTCCAGTTCAAGGAGTAAATCTAGCTCGCCGGATACTAGCAGAGACCATGTCGTTTGA